Genomic window (Marinobacter fonticola):
CAAACGTTCCGCAAACGTTATCCGGAGCAAGCGCTGACGGCCACAGTCAGCGAAAAACTGGTCATGGCTTACAGAGAGTCCGGCCAGAAAGCCCTGGCGGCGGATGAGTTGCTCGCGCACGCCGAGCAGCGCCCGTCTCCGTGGGAAACGCGTTTGTCCGCTGCGAACCTGCTGATGGAAGCTGGCAGTACGCGGCGGGCCAACGGCATAATCGTTGATTACCTTGATCAGGCCGGTGAACCGCAGGATGCGCAGGCGCATTTGCACCAGCAATCTTTGCGTCAACAGCTGATTGAATCCGCAGCAGGCGGCTCTGCTATGTCCATGCGAGCCGAGCTGGTGGAACGGGAAATAGCCAGCGACTGGCACTCGGATGAGAGCCTGGCTTGGGCCTCTTCCTCGGCCCTGGCGTTAGCTGATAACGAAGCCAGCCGTTTCAGGAGTATCAAGCTGACCCTCCCCCTCAATCAATCTCTGGCGCGCAAACGCCGCGCCCTCCAGGCCACCGTCGACCGCTACGGTCAAGTTGAGCGCATGGGCGACGCCGAGGCACGCTCGCAGGCCATGTACGGGAAGGCTGAGTTATTCCGGGTACTGGCGCGGGACATCATGCAGTCGGACCGGCCGACAGGACTGAACGAATTAGAGCAATCCCAGTACGCGATTTTGTTGGAGGAGCAAGCCTATCCGTTCGAGGAGAAGGCCATCGATATGCACGCCGCTAATCATGAACAGGTAGGAGAGGGCGTTTATAACGCGTGGGTTAAGCGTAGCCTCGACGCGCTGGCGGAAATGTTCCCGGGCCGGTATAGCCGCAAGGTTCGCTGGATTGAATGGACGTCCCAGGAGGTGGATTATGCCCGCGCAGAGACCCGCTAGGGTGCCGCTGAAAAAGTTAAGGCTGCCCCCCATGGGCCCGTCCGGCGGACTCGGATTATCCCGGTCGCTTTTTAGCTCATTATTTAGCTCACTATTTAGCAAAACAACGATTCGCCCGAATAACGCGCTGCCGGCTATCGCCACTCTGTTTCTGGTGTCTGTTCTGGCGGCGGGTTGTACGTTCATGCCTGCCGGGGAGCAGCGCCAGAACGGGGTGGCGCAGGGTGAAGCGGTGGACCCATTGACCGCCGAGCATCAGGCTCGAATGGACAAAGCCCTGCAACTAGCGCATGCCGAGCAATACGATGCGGCAGTACAGGTGCTGAGAACAATCCAGGCAAAGCGACCGAACGTGGGCCTGATCGACGCGCGTATCGGCTGGGTGTTGCAGAAACAGGGTTGGGATATGGAGGCGGAAGATGCCTATCTGCGTGCGTTGGAGAAGGACCCTTCTGAGCCCATGGCGGCGAATAATCTGGCGTTGATGCGGCAGTCCGAAGGGCGTTTCGATGAAGCGCGCCAGTTTCTTGAGGTCAGCCTGCAGGCGCACCCGGAGTCCCCGGAGCTGCACTACAACCTGGCCGTACTGGCGGAACTCTACCTGCTGGATCTGCCGCTTGCGCTTAAACACTACCGCGAGTACCAAACGCTGACCGATGGCCGCGAAAAGCAGGTCGCAGGTTGGATCGCCGATTTGGAACGCAGGGTAAATTAATATGGTGTTCGTCGATTGTCATCGCGTTTTCAGAACAATGTTGTTGGCCTGTTTAATGGCGGTCAGTGGTACCCTGGCTCCGGTATGGGCAGCGAACACGGTGACCACTGAAGAGAAGGCATCGGCCGATGCGACGACAGCCGGCAACCGGACGGTATTAACGGTCCGGGGTATTTCGGTACAGGGCGACGACGACTACCCCAGGGTTCTGAACATTCTGCCATGGCAACCGCCGACAATATCCCGGCGCGCCCGGAACCCTCTGCGGCTTGACGACGAGGGCTTGTTGGAACCGGCCGATCCCAATGCCATGGAGGGCCACCGCCAGTTCAGGCAAACGCTGAATCCGCATCGCGGCAAGCAGTAATAACGACGCAACAGGACAAAACGGAGAGTTATTCCATGCCTTTGCTTGAAACCGTAATTCGCTTTTTCCAGAACGGCGGGCCGTTCATGTATCCCATCGCGCTGGTTCTGGTTATTGGACTAGCTATCGCGCTGGAACGTTTTATCTACCTCTCACGGGTGCGCCGTGCAAATCGGCGAGCCTTCGAAACCGGAATTCTTCCGCTGCTGCGTAAGCGCGATTACAAGCAGGCGATGCAGGCAGCCAATAATTCCAACAGTGCCATCGCCTCGATTTTAGGCGCTGGACTGGGCCGGCTGCTGGGCGACCATCGTCGTGAAGATATCGAGTACGCCATGGAAGAGGGGCTGATGGAAGTCCTGCCGCGCCTGGAGAAACGTACACAGTATCTCGCAACGCTTGCCAACGTGGCGACGTTGCTAGGGCTTCTCGGCACGATAATCGGTTTGATCGCAGCCTTCACGGCGGTCGCTAACGCCGATCCGGCGGAAAAAGCGACCCTGCTATCCCAGAGTATCTCCGTGGCCATGAATACCACGGCCTTCGGCTTAATGTCCGCCATTCCCTTGTTGCTGTTCCATGCGGTTTTGCAAACCAGAACCAATGAGTTGGTGGACAGCTTCGAGATGGCGGGCGTGAAGTTCCTCAACACGGTATCCGAACAGCGCGCCCAGGCGTCCTGATCCACCGGTGGCTAGCATGAGACGTAAACACCGGCGCCTGCCGACCAATGCCGAACTGGACATTACCGCCTTTCTGAACCTGATGATTGTGCTGGTGCCTGTTTTGCTTCTAGGCATGGTCTTTACCCAGATCCGCATGATCGAGCTGGACTTTCCAGGTATGGCCGCGGGTGAAGCGCCCGAAGCAGAGACATTTCGTCTGGAAGTGCTGCTGGTGCCTTCGGGCATTCGGGTGGCCGATAGTGACCGGGGGCTGATCGACAGTTTTCCTCTGCAAGAGGGAGAGCAGGATTTCGCCGCTTTGAGGGAGACGCTCAAGGCCATCAAGGCGCGTATGCCGGAGAAAACAGACCTGGTACTGCGAATCGGTCCGGATGTCGATTATCAAACTCTGGTGACGGCGATGGATACCGTGCGTTCCTATCCTGAAGTTGTGGCCGCCAGTGTCGTGCGCGCCGAGCTCTTTCCGGACGTATCCCTTGGGGATGCTCCCGCGGACGTTAAGGTAAGCGTTCTGGAAACCACTGGACAAACGGAGGCGACACCGTGAAAGCATCACGTCGTGCGCGCCGGATGGAGCGGCACTACAGCCGCATGCATCGAGCTGGGGGCCTCAACCTGGTGTCGCTGATGGATATCTTCACCATTCTGGTGTTCTTTCTGATGGTGAATTCCTCCGATGTGAAGGTGATGCAGCAGTCGACCGATGTCTCGTTGCCCTTGTCGACGGCGGAAAAACCCAGCAAAGAAACGCTCTTGGTAGAGGTTAGCGGCGAATCCATCCGGGTGCAGGGCCGCGAAGTCGCCCAGTTGTCGGGGGCTGGGGCCGATGGGCAATCGCCTCACATCCAGGGGCTTCTGGATGAGCTCAATTATCGTAAAGCCAAGCATGCCGGAATCCCGGCAGAAGGACTGGAAGTCACAGTGATGGCCGATCAAGGCACCAAGTACCGGGATCTGCGCCGAATCATGCAAACCTGTGTCGACGCCGACTACCGCCGCGTGCGCCTGGCCGTCGAGCAACGTTCCGAAACCGCCAGCGAGGCTGCCAATGGGTAGCCGGTTCGACGATATACGGACTCAGCATAACGCCGAGGGGCCTGACACCTCTCTAGCGCTGCCCTGGAGCAGAGAGCCGGGCGAGAGTCGGCGCTTTTTGCTTTGTTTGGCGTTGTTCGTGTTGATTTTTTTGCCGCTGGCCGTGTTTATCCCGACCATCGACCTACCTGAGCCTGAGCGGCAAACGCAGGAGCAAATACCGCCCCAGCTCGCTCGGCTGATCGAGAAGCAGCCGGAACCTGAGCCCGCGCCTGAGCCCGAACCGATCCCTGAGGTCGATCCCCAGCCTGAACCTGAATCCAGGCCAGAACCGACACCGCAACCTGTCGCCGAACCGGAGTCGCCTGAGCCAGCGCAGCAACAGAGCGTTCAAGAGGCGCGCGACGTGGCCTCTCGCTCGGGGCTTATGGCTTTGCAGGACGAGTTGTCGTCGATGCAGTCCATGACCGATTCGGAGTCGTCGTCACGGATGAGTGCGAATGTCGAGGATGACGCTGCCGAACCGTCGGCACAGCGTGAAGATGAGCAGAGCGACGTATTGGCGGGTAGCGACGGCGTGAACGACGTGGACGGTCCGCAGGAAGCGGTCGACCTTGCCCAGCACGACGTTAAGGCGGTGGAGGCACCAGAACAGAGAACAACGCCTGAACCGCAAGAAGCCGCTCAGCCCAAAGGGCCGGGCGAACGCTCGATGGCCAATATCCGCCGTGTATTCGATCAGCAAAAATCGGCACTTTTCTCTCTCTATAACAGAGAGTTAAGAAGGAATCCTGCCTTGGCGGGTGAAGTTTTGCTGGAGCTTACGATTGAGCCGGACGGGCGAGTCTCCGACTGTAGGATTGTGAGTTCCGAGCTGGAAGCACCTACCCTGGAGCAGAAGATTGTCGACCGGGTACGCTTGTTTAATTTCGGCGCTGCGGACGTTGAGCAGCGCCAGGTACGGTTCCCGATCGACTTTTTGCCTTCGTGAGCCAAGACGCGTTAGCCGCTGGCCGTCTCAATCGTGATCCGTGGCAACTGCGGCTTGGTCAGTGACATCTTTTCGCTAGGCGCGATGACTCTGGCCTCGCCGGTGACGACTTCCTCATTGCGCTGATTCGTCACCAGGCAGTGGAGGGAGACACGATTCCTCGAACCCTTGCTGGCAACCGTCAATTTGACGGTGAGGGTGTCATCCAGTTTTACCGGCCGTTTGAAGCTCAGACTTTGCTCAAGGTAGATGGTGCCCGGCCCGGGCATCACCGTGGCGAGCGCCGCTGAAATCAGCGAACCACTCCACATCCCGTGAGCAATGCGCTCCTTGAACATACTGTTGGCGGCAAAGGCTGGGTCGAGGTGAACAGGATTTACATCCCCTGAAACCGCCGCGAAAAGCACTAGCTCTTCCTCCGTGAGAGACCGCGTATAACTCGCGGTATCGCCCACTTGCAGGTCGTCGTAAACGATATTTTCCAAAGTTTCCATGTGCCTCTTACTCCGATAGTGCTCGACGTTCCGTAATTAAACGATACAGCTTCTGAAGGCTTTGGCTCTGCGTTGCTGCTCTTTGACATGG
Coding sequences:
- a CDS encoding ExbD/TolR family protein; the encoded protein is MKASRRARRMERHYSRMHRAGGLNLVSLMDIFTILVFFLMVNSSDVKVMQQSTDVSLPLSTAEKPSKETLLVEVSGESIRVQGREVAQLSGAGADGQSPHIQGLLDELNYRKAKHAGIPAEGLEVTVMADQGTKYRDLRRIMQTCVDADYRRVRLAVEQRSETASEAANG
- a CDS encoding AgmX/PglI C-terminal domain-containing protein → MLIFLPLAVFIPTIDLPEPERQTQEQIPPQLARLIEKQPEPEPAPEPEPIPEVDPQPEPESRPEPTPQPVAEPESPEPAQQQSVQEARDVASRSGLMALQDELSSMQSMTDSESSSRMSANVEDDAAEPSAQREDEQSDVLAGSDGVNDVDGPQEAVDLAQHDVKAVEAPEQRTTPEPQEAAQPKGPGERSMANIRRVFDQQKSALFSLYNRELRRNPALAGEVLLELTIEPDGRVSDCRIVSSELEAPTLEQKIVDRVRLFNFGAADVEQRQVRFPIDFLPS
- a CDS encoding MaoC/PaaZ C-terminal domain-containing protein: METLENIVYDDLQVGDTASYTRSLTEEELVLFAAVSGDVNPVHLDPAFAANSMFKERIAHGMWSGSLISAALATVMPGPGTIYLEQSLSFKRPVKLDDTLTVKLTVASKGSRNRVSLHCLVTNQRNEEVVTGEARVIAPSEKMSLTKPQLPRITIETASG
- a CDS encoding biopolymer transporter ExbD; its protein translation is MRRKHRRLPTNAELDITAFLNLMIVLVPVLLLGMVFTQIRMIELDFPGMAAGEAPEAETFRLEVLLVPSGIRVADSDRGLIDSFPLQEGEQDFAALRETLKAIKARMPEKTDLVLRIGPDVDYQTLVTAMDTVRSYPEVVAASVVRAELFPDVSLGDAPADVKVSVLETTGQTEATP
- a CDS encoding MotA/TolQ/ExbB proton channel family protein; its protein translation is MLETVIRFFQNGGPFMYPIALVLVIGLAIALERFIYLSRVRRANRRAFETGILPLLRKRDYKQAMQAANNSNSAIASILGAGLGRLLGDHRREDIEYAMEEGLMEVLPRLEKRTQYLATLANVATLLGLLGTIIGLIAAFTAVANADPAEKATLLSQSISVAMNTTAFGLMSAIPLLLFHAVLQTRTNELVDSFEMAGVKFLNTVSEQRAQAS
- a CDS encoding tetratricopeptide repeat protein; translation: MPAQRPARVPLKKLRLPPMGPSGGLGLSRSLFSSLFSSLFSKTTIRPNNALPAIATLFLVSVLAAGCTFMPAGEQRQNGVAQGEAVDPLTAEHQARMDKALQLAHAEQYDAAVQVLRTIQAKRPNVGLIDARIGWVLQKQGWDMEAEDAYLRALEKDPSEPMAANNLALMRQSEGRFDEARQFLEVSLQAHPESPELHYNLAVLAELYLLDLPLALKHYREYQTLTDGREKQVAGWIADLERRVN